In a genomic window of Ipomoea triloba cultivar NCNSP0323 chromosome 3, ASM357664v1:
- the LOC116012843 gene encoding uncharacterized protein LOC116012843, producing MGNYKGAEEKERENGDDEDEALSLCDLPNKQENQSKKESPASGGGGEEEFDFCSWGGGSLKESEMCAADEVFFRGQILPLRHSISSDGAGIRCNSMDRCHSAGYTTASSRSSSTRSHQSSSSAASSITTTPHRKIRNQFQYSQPSPTPQLRFSKIPHANNNYAARNSTLWSLFRVGLVTMPEIGSHSFRARNRDNDNNNRNNLVRSSSINVSNADDTKPNITQKLKQRFSDKNLVFFDTCKCSSNSIQTIPSPSAKKKNKKNTKQQATTGKQTVSRIRTFEWLKQLSLEAEGAATQPLNN from the coding sequence ATGGGGAATTACAAAGGGGCAGAGGAGAAAGAACGGGAAAACGGAGACGACGAAGATGAGGCATTATCGCTGTGTGATCTTCCAAACAAACAGGAGAATCAGTCCAAGAAAGAATCTCCGGctagcggcggcggcggggaaGAGGAGTTTGATTTCTGCTCGTGGGGTGGGGGGTCGTTGAAGGAATCGGAGATGTGCGCTGCGGATGAAGTGTTTTTCCGGGGACAGATTTTGCCCCTCCGCCATTCCATCAGCTCCGACGGCGCCGGAATCCGCTGCAATTCCATGGACCGGTGCCATTCCGCCGGGTACACCACCGCCAGCAGCAGAAGTAGCAGCACCAGAAGCCACCAATCCTCTAGCAGCGCCGCCTCATCGATTACCACTACCCCGCACCGTAAAATCCGGAATCAGTTCCAATACTCCCAGCCCAGCCCGACCCCCCAGCTTCGATTCTCGAAGATTCCACACGCCAATAATAACTACGCCGCCCGCAATTCCACCCTCTGGAGCCTCTTCCGCGTCGGCCTCGTCACAATGCCCGAAATCGGATCCCACAGCTTCAGAGCTCGAAACAGAGACAACGACAACAACAATCGTAACAACCTTGTCCGTAGCAGCAGCATTAACGTAAGCAACGCCGACGACACCAAACCCAACATTACCCAGAAGCTGAAGCAGAGATTTTCAGACAAAAACCTCGTCTTTTTCGACACCTGCAAGTGCTCTTCCAATTCCATCCAAACAATCCCTTCCCCATCCGCcaagaagaaaaacaagaaaaacacaaaacaaCAAGCAACAACAGGGAAGCAAACCGTGTCACGTATCCGAACGTTTGAATGGTTAAAACAGCTTTCACTAGAAGCTGAAGGTGCCGCCACACAACCactgaataattaa